In the genome of Thiomicrospira aerophila AL3, one region contains:
- a CDS encoding OsmC family protein, whose protein sequence is MNKIATVKWVDGMSFVGETASGHAVVMDGPPDIGGKNLGPRPMEMVLLGLGGCTAVDVMMILQKGGQAVQDCRIEVSAERADSIPKVYTKIHLHYVVTGQALSAAKVERAVKLSAEKYCSVSKMLEQAAELTHDFEVIDTAL, encoded by the coding sequence ATGAATAAAATCGCAACCGTTAAATGGGTGGATGGCATGAGCTTTGTCGGTGAAACAGCTTCGGGTCATGCGGTTGTCATGGATGGGCCACCGGATATTGGTGGTAAAAACCTTGGTCCTCGCCCGATGGAAATGGTGTTGTTGGGTTTGGGGGGCTGCACGGCTGTCGATGTGATGATGATTTTGCAAAAGGGCGGTCAAGCCGTGCAGGATTGTCGTATTGAAGTCAGTGCGGAGCGAGCGGACAGCATCCCCAAGGTTTATACTAAAATTCATTTGCATTATGTAGTGACAGGACAAGCCTTATCTGCCGCTAAAGTGGAACGCGCGGTCAAGTTGTCGGCTGAAAAATATTGCTCCGTATCGAAAATGCTAGAGCAAGCGGCAGAACTCACCCACGATTTTGAAGTGATCGATACCGCGCTATAA
- the speD gene encoding adenosylmethionine decarboxylase, with amino-acid sequence MPENILKTGNEHFEIIEKTTVIESSWPTHDQAVEDLTQDHFIVRDGKEYAGTHLIIDLWGAKRLDELELMEDTLREAVKQAGATLLHIHLHHFTPNGGISGVAVLAESHISVHSWPERDFAAFDVFMCGDAQPEKAIAVLEAAFTPSRVVVDTLLRGDVDTASAEDAA; translated from the coding sequence ATGCCTGAAAATATTCTAAAAACCGGAAACGAGCACTTTGAAATCATTGAAAAAACGACGGTGATTGAGTCGTCTTGGCCCACCCATGATCAAGCGGTGGAAGATTTAACCCAAGATCACTTTATTGTGCGCGATGGTAAAGAATATGCAGGCACGCATCTGATTATCGACCTCTGGGGGGCGAAGCGTTTAGATGAGTTGGAGCTTATGGAAGACACTTTGCGTGAAGCTGTTAAGCAAGCAGGTGCCACCTTGTTACATATTCACTTGCATCACTTTACGCCTAATGGGGGTATTTCCGGGGTGGCGGTCTTGGCCGAGTCACACATTAGTGTCCATTCCTGGCCTGAGCGTGACTTTGCGGCATTTGATGTGTTTATGTGTGGTGATGCCCAGCCAGAAAAAGCGATCGCCGTGTTAGAAGCCGCTTTTACACCGAGCAGAGTGGTAGTGGATACGCTGCTACGCGGTGATGTCGATACGGCCAGTGCTGAGGATGCCGCGTGA
- the speE gene encoding polyamine aminopropyltransferase has translation MSELSYLETLHPSWGQAFIMDEVLFESKTEHQHLIIFNNAQWGRVMALDGVIQTTERDEFIYHEMLTHVPMMAHPKPQRVLIIGGGDGGILREVLKHSDVEQVTQVEIDEAVVTLCREYFPNHSQGAYDDPRLNLVIGDGVDFVNQTQQKFDVVISDSTDPVGPGEVLFTSRFYQGVQACLAEGGVFVAQNGVSFLQGDEVRTSAQRLGLTFAKRGFYTVAVPTYVGGIMTLAWASDSVDLPSVMPRGFELATRYYTPAVHQACFALPRYVAEQL, from the coding sequence GTGAGTGAATTGAGCTATTTAGAAACCTTGCATCCCTCCTGGGGGCAGGCGTTTATTATGGATGAGGTATTGTTTGAAAGCAAAACAGAGCACCAGCACCTGATCATCTTTAATAATGCGCAATGGGGTCGAGTGATGGCCCTAGATGGTGTGATTCAAACCACCGAGCGTGATGAGTTTATTTATCATGAGATGTTGACGCATGTACCAATGATGGCGCATCCAAAACCGCAGCGCGTCTTGATTATTGGTGGGGGCGATGGCGGTATTCTGCGTGAGGTGCTGAAACATTCTGATGTTGAGCAGGTGACGCAGGTCGAGATTGATGAGGCGGTTGTTACCTTGTGTCGTGAGTATTTTCCGAATCATTCTCAGGGCGCGTATGATGATCCGCGGTTGAATTTAGTGATTGGCGATGGTGTTGATTTTGTTAACCAAACGCAGCAAAAATTTGATGTGGTCATTTCGGATTCAACGGATCCGGTTGGGCCCGGTGAAGTCTTGTTTACATCCCGTTTTTACCAAGGTGTGCAGGCCTGCTTAGCCGAGGGTGGCGTCTTTGTTGCCCAGAATGGTGTAAGCTTCCTGCAGGGCGATGAGGTAAGGACATCCGCACAGCGTTTAGGGTTAACCTTTGCAAAACGGGGTTTTTATACCGTGGCGGTGCCAACCTACGTGGGTGGCATTATGACACTGGCTTGGGCTAGCGATTCAGTGGACTTGCCATCTGTGATGCCTCGTGGGTTTGAATTGGCGACACGCTATTACACGCCTGCGGTGCACCAAGCCTGTTTTGCACTGCCACGTTATGTGGCAGAGCAACTTTAA
- the bioA gene encoding adenosylmethionine--8-amino-7-oxononanoate transaminase encodes MNATEFDQQHIWHPYNRLPANSPVLNAAATKGSRITLDDGSQLLDAMSSWWSAIHGYNHPSILAAAHDQLSIMPHIMFGGFSHHPATELARALIDITPAGLEHVFFADSGSIAVEVALKMALQYWKSIGQPQKSKFIALKHAYHGDTFGAMSVCDPVDGMHHLFAQNLMPNLFADAPPICHHPNHPLTNQACLDSLKALLEQQHQNIAAFIFEPIIQGAGGMRFYSADYLSQATALCQEYDVLLIADEIATGLGRTGKLFACEWAGTQPDIMTLGKGLSAGMISLAATLCNERIRSGISQAEPGLLMHGPTFMANPLACRIAHSSIMLLNDYDWQKAVTQIQNTFQRTWQSLQHPDIADVRCLGGVAVIELNRTDLASRIQQLALAQNVWLRPFGKLVYSMPAYTITTQDAERLALVIAQAVMTALNEPRCQPRTEAQPFV; translated from the coding sequence ATGAACGCAACTGAATTTGACCAACAACATATTTGGCACCCCTATAATCGCTTACCTGCGAATTCACCCGTACTCAATGCTGCTGCCACAAAGGGCAGTCGAATTACGCTAGATGATGGTAGCCAGCTTCTCGATGCCATGTCATCTTGGTGGTCTGCGATCCATGGCTATAACCACCCGAGTATTTTAGCGGCGGCTCACGACCAGTTAAGCATAATGCCACATATAATGTTTGGCGGTTTCAGTCATCATCCTGCAACTGAATTGGCTAGGGCTTTAATTGATATTACGCCGGCAGGCCTTGAACATGTTTTTTTTGCTGACTCCGGTTCGATTGCCGTGGAAGTTGCACTTAAAATGGCTTTGCAGTATTGGAAATCGATTGGTCAACCGCAAAAGTCCAAGTTTATTGCCTTAAAACATGCTTATCATGGCGATACATTTGGTGCCATGTCGGTTTGTGACCCTGTAGATGGCATGCACCACCTATTCGCCCAAAATCTAATGCCGAACCTTTTTGCCGATGCACCGCCAATATGTCATCACCCCAACCATCCTCTTACGAATCAGGCCTGCTTAGATTCGCTTAAAGCCCTACTAGAGCAGCAGCATCAAAACATTGCTGCATTCATTTTTGAGCCGATTATACAAGGCGCAGGTGGGATGCGTTTTTATTCCGCTGACTATTTGAGTCAAGCCACAGCCCTTTGTCAGGAATATGACGTGTTACTGATCGCTGATGAAATTGCAACAGGATTAGGACGAACGGGCAAGCTCTTTGCCTGTGAATGGGCCGGGACTCAGCCCGATATCATGACCTTGGGAAAAGGCTTAAGTGCCGGTATGATCAGCCTTGCTGCCACGCTATGCAATGAGCGAATCCGAAGCGGCATTAGTCAGGCAGAACCAGGCCTGCTGATGCACGGCCCCACCTTTATGGCGAACCCGCTGGCTTGTCGAATTGCGCATAGCAGCATCATGCTTTTAAATGACTATGATTGGCAAAAGGCGGTGACTCAAATCCAAAACACATTTCAACGGACCTGGCAATCTCTGCAACATCCGGATATTGCCGATGTGCGCTGTTTGGGTGGCGTAGCCGTTATAGAATTAAATAGGACAGATTTAGCCAGTCGCATTCAACAACTGGCTTTAGCACAGAATGTTTGGTTAAGACCTTTTGGCAAACTGGTTTACAGTATGCCAGCCTATACCATTACAACTCAGGACGCTGAACGTTTAGCTCTGGTTATAGCCCAAGCCGTCATGACCGCACTTAATGAGCCAAGGTGCCAGCCAAGGACTGAAGCACAGCCTTTTGTTTAA
- the tuf gene encoding elongation factor Tu, with protein MAKAKFERTKPHVNVGTIGHVDHGKTTLTAALTIVQGKKFGGDVKAYDQIDNAPEEKARGITISTAHVEYESEARHYAHVDCPGHADYVKNMITGAAQMDGAILVCSAADGPMPQTREHILLSRQVGVPYIVVFLNKADMVDDEELLELVEMEVRELLSDYDFPGDDTPVIKGSALKAIEGDQSEIGEPAIGRLIEALDTYIPTPQRDTDKPFLMPVEDVFSIQGRGTVVTGRIETGVVKVGDTIEIVGIRDTTTTTVTGVEMFRKLLDQGEAGDNVGVLLRGTKREDVERGQVLSHVGKIKPHTQFESEVYVLSKEEGGRHTPFFNGYRPQFYFRTTDVTGACELPSGVEMVMPGDNIQMTITLINPIAMDEGLRFAIREGGRTVGAGVVSKILK; from the coding sequence ATGGCAAAAGCAAAGTTTGAACGTACAAAGCCGCACGTAAACGTGGGAACGATTGGTCACGTTGACCATGGTAAGACTACTTTAACAGCGGCCTTAACGATTGTGCAGGGTAAGAAGTTTGGTGGTGATGTAAAAGCATACGACCAGATTGACAATGCACCAGAAGAAAAAGCGCGTGGTATCACGATTTCAACTGCTCACGTTGAGTATGAGTCTGAAGCACGTCACTATGCACACGTTGACTGCCCAGGGCACGCTGACTATGTAAAAAACATGATCACTGGTGCGGCGCAGATGGATGGTGCGATTCTTGTATGTTCGGCCGCTGATGGCCCCATGCCACAAACGCGTGAGCACATTCTATTATCACGTCAGGTAGGTGTACCTTACATCGTTGTGTTCTTAAACAAAGCGGACATGGTTGATGACGAAGAGTTACTAGAATTGGTTGAAATGGAAGTGCGTGAGTTGTTGTCTGACTATGACTTCCCAGGTGATGATACACCTGTTATCAAGGGTTCAGCATTAAAAGCGATTGAAGGCGATCAGTCTGAAATCGGTGAGCCTGCAATCGGTCGTTTGATTGAAGCACTTGATACCTATATTCCAACGCCGCAGCGTGATACGGATAAGCCTTTCTTGATGCCAGTAGAGGACGTGTTCTCAATTCAAGGTCGTGGTACGGTTGTAACCGGTCGTATTGAGACAGGTGTGGTTAAAGTGGGTGATACCATTGAGATCGTAGGTATTCGCGACACCACAACAACTACGGTAACAGGTGTGGAAATGTTCCGCAAGTTGCTAGATCAAGGTGAAGCGGGCGACAACGTAGGTGTGTTGTTACGTGGAACGAAGCGTGAAGACGTTGAGCGTGGTCAGGTGTTAAGCCATGTTGGTAAGATCAAGCCACATACTCAGTTTGAGTCTGAAGTGTATGTATTGTCAAAAGAAGAGGGTGGTCGTCATACACCATTCTTCAATGGCTACCGTCCACAGTTCTACTTCCGTACAACTGATGTAACAGGTGCATGTGAGTTACCATCAGGTGTTGAAATGGTTATGCCAGGTGACAACATTCAGATGACAATCACCTTAATTAATCCAATCGCGATGGACGAAGGTCTACGTTTTGCGATTCGTGAAGGTGGTCGTACCGTTGGTGCGGGTGTTGTTTCTAAGATTTTGAAATAA
- the secE gene encoding preprotein translocase subunit SecE has product MNKKPEVQEARSTADTAKLVLSLAILLGGVFAYYSLSDLHAVVRVLIVLAGVAASAAVLYTTALGGSWFKYLIQTKKEVRQVVWPTRKETAQTTLIVVIAVIIVGIFLWLIDMFFLWAVKLLTGQGG; this is encoded by the coding sequence ATGAATAAGAAACCAGAAGTTCAAGAAGCACGCAGTACAGCGGATACCGCTAAGCTGGTATTGTCTCTCGCTATATTATTAGGTGGCGTCTTTGCCTATTACTCTTTATCTGACCTGCATGCGGTTGTTAGGGTTTTGATCGTTTTGGCCGGTGTCGCAGCCTCTGCCGCTGTGCTTTACACCACAGCACTAGGTGGCTCTTGGTTTAAATATTTGATTCAAACTAAAAAAGAAGTTCGTCAAGTGGTGTGGCCTACACGCAAAGAAACAGCACAGACGACACTTATTGTAGTGATTGCCGTCATTATCGTAGGTATTTTCCTGTGGTTGATTGATATGTTCTTTCTTTGGGCGGTCAAGCTATTAACCGGACAAGGGGGTTAA
- the nusG gene encoding transcription termination/antitermination protein NusG encodes MAKRWYVVHAFSGYENKVKAGIIDYAERAELTDHFGRILVPSEEVVEIRDGKKRTSERKFFPGYVLVEMELSEETWHLVKSVPQVLGFIGGKSDRPAPITQKEVDRILQRVEENVDKPRPKIIYEPGEMVRVTDGPFTDFEAVVEGVDYDKNKLQVSVLIFGRSTPVELEFSQVVKS; translated from the coding sequence ATGGCTAAGCGTTGGTATGTAGTGCACGCATTCTCTGGATACGAGAATAAAGTAAAAGCAGGCATCATTGATTATGCTGAACGCGCAGAGCTAACTGATCATTTCGGTAGAATTTTAGTACCTTCAGAAGAAGTTGTTGAGATTCGTGATGGTAAGAAACGTACCAGTGAACGTAAGTTTTTTCCTGGTTACGTGTTGGTTGAAATGGAGCTTAGTGAGGAAACTTGGCATTTAGTTAAAAGTGTACCTCAAGTGCTTGGTTTTATCGGCGGTAAGAGTGATCGTCCTGCGCCTATTACGCAAAAAGAAGTGGATCGCATATTGCAGCGTGTCGAAGAAAATGTCGACAAGCCAAGACCAAAAATTATTTATGAGCCAGGTGAAATGGTGCGCGTTACAGATGGCCCATTTACCGATTTTGAGGCCGTAGTTGAAGGTGTTGACTACGATAAGAATAAATTACAAGTATCAGTTTTGATTTTTGGACGTTCAACGCCTGTAGAGCTTGAATTTTCACAAGTCGTAAAAAGCTGA
- the rplK gene encoding 50S ribosomal protein L11 yields the protein MAKKIAAYIKLQIPAGAANPSPPVGPALGQRGVNIMEFCKAFNAQTANVEKGLPLPVVITVYSDKSFTFITKTPPAAVLLKKAAGIKSGSAVPNLNKVGKVTRAQLEEIATTKMPDLNAHDLETAVKIIEGSARSMGLTVEG from the coding sequence ATGGCTAAGAAGATTGCAGCCTATATTAAATTACAGATTCCTGCCGGTGCAGCGAATCCAAGTCCGCCCGTTGGCCCTGCTTTGGGTCAACGTGGTGTTAATATCATGGAATTTTGTAAGGCATTCAATGCACAGACTGCGAATGTTGAGAAAGGCCTTCCGTTACCTGTAGTTATCACTGTTTATAGTGATAAAAGTTTTACGTTTATTACTAAAACCCCTCCTGCAGCGGTGTTACTGAAAAAAGCAGCGGGTATTAAGAGTGGCAGTGCGGTTCCTAACCTAAACAAGGTTGGTAAAGTAACGCGTGCTCAGTTGGAAGAAATTGCAACGACCAAAATGCCAGACTTAAATGCGCATGACTTAGAAACAGCGGTAAAAATCATTGAAGGTTCTGCGCGTAGCATGGGCCTAACGGTTGAGGGGTAA
- the rplA gene encoding 50S ribosomal protein L1 — MAKLTKKQKAMAERINKDSAYEVIAALDLVKELATAKFDETVDVAVKLGVDPRKSDQVVRGATVLPNGLGKTIRVAVFTGEANQAAAKAAGADFVGMDELAAEIKKGMMDFDVVIASPDAMRVVGALGTVLGPRGLMPNPKTGTVTPDVVTAINNAKAGQVRYRVDKAGIVHAPIGKASFDSQKLKENLAALIEDLNKAKPSAAKGVYMKKVSLSSTMGPAVTVEQSSI; from the coding sequence ATGGCAAAGTTAACTAAAAAACAAAAAGCAATGGCTGAACGTATTAATAAGGATTCAGCATATGAAGTAATTGCCGCTCTTGACCTAGTAAAAGAATTAGCAACTGCTAAATTTGATGAAACCGTAGATGTCGCAGTTAAACTAGGTGTCGATCCACGTAAATCTGACCAGGTTGTCCGTGGTGCAACTGTATTGCCCAATGGTTTGGGTAAGACGATACGTGTTGCTGTATTCACTGGTGAAGCAAACCAAGCGGCTGCAAAAGCTGCAGGTGCTGACTTTGTTGGTATGGATGAATTGGCCGCTGAAATTAAAAAAGGCATGATGGACTTTGACGTTGTTATTGCTAGTCCAGATGCAATGCGTGTAGTAGGTGCGCTAGGTACTGTTCTTGGTCCACGTGGACTAATGCCTAACCCAAAAACAGGTACAGTCACACCTGATGTTGTGACTGCCATTAATAATGCTAAGGCCGGTCAAGTTCGCTACCGTGTTGATAAGGCAGGTATTGTTCATGCACCTATTGGCAAAGCATCATTTGATAGCCAGAAATTAAAAGAAAACCTTGCAGCCTTAATTGAAGACTTAAATAAAGCTAAGCCTTCTGCTGCTAAGGGTGTTTACATGAAGAAGGTTTCCTTATCCAGTACCATGGGTCCTGCGGTAACAGTGGAACAGTCTTCAATCTAA
- the rplJ gene encoding 50S ribosomal protein L10, which translates to MALKLEDKKLVLEEVSAILAETVSVVVAEYRGLSVEQMTKLRSQARDNGVVVRVVKNTLARRAFAGTQYEDMTSSLVGPVVLVFSQKELSAAARIVKAFKKENDAMVVKSVSIGSGALDASQLDLVASLPTYDEAIAKLMYVMKAPVEKLARTLAAYKESREAA; encoded by the coding sequence ATGGCACTTAAACTCGAAGATAAAAAGCTTGTCTTGGAAGAAGTCTCAGCAATTTTAGCTGAAACAGTTTCTGTAGTCGTAGCTGAATATCGTGGGTTGTCAGTGGAGCAGATGACTAAGCTTCGTTCTCAAGCTCGTGACAACGGCGTTGTTGTTCGCGTAGTTAAAAATACTTTAGCGCGTCGCGCATTCGCTGGAACTCAATATGAAGATATGACGTCTTCATTGGTTGGTCCGGTTGTGTTGGTATTCTCACAAAAAGAATTGTCAGCCGCTGCACGTATTGTTAAAGCATTTAAAAAAGAAAACGATGCGATGGTTGTTAAGTCGGTCTCAATTGGTTCGGGCGCACTTGACGCAAGCCAGTTGGACTTAGTTGCATCACTACCAACTTACGACGAAGCAATTGCAAAACTAATGTATGTAATGAAAGCACCAGTCGAGAAATTGGCTCGTACGCTTGCAGCTTACAAAGAGTCTCGCGAAGCGGCTTAA
- the rplL gene encoding 50S ribosomal protein L7/L12, translated as MSVSQNDILEAVANMTVVEVVELISAMEEKFGVSAAAMAVAGPAVAAEAAEEQTEFNVILTNAGSNKVGAIKAVRSITGLGLKEAKDAVEGVPTVLKEGVSKAEAEDIKKQVEEAGGQVEIK; from the coding sequence ATGTCTGTATCACAAAACGATATCTTAGAAGCCGTTGCCAATATGACGGTTGTTGAAGTTGTTGAATTAATTTCAGCAATGGAAGAAAAATTTGGTGTATCTGCTGCAGCTATGGCTGTTGCAGGCCCAGCTGTTGCTGCTGAAGCTGCGGAAGAGCAAACTGAATTCAACGTTATCCTGACTAACGCTGGATCTAACAAAGTTGGCGCGATCAAGGCTGTACGTTCAATCACTGGTCTTGGTTTGAAAGAAGCTAAGGATGCGGTTGAAGGTGTACCTACTGTGCTTAAAGAAGGTGTTTCTAAGGCTGAAGCTGAAGACATCAAAAAGCAAGTTGAAGAGGCTGGCGGACAGGTTGAAATCAAGTAA